CTTGAAGGAAGAATTTCTGCGATAGAAAAGCAAATGATGAAACATTCAGCAACAACAGATCATCACTGCAGAATCTAAAAGAAACAACGCAACACTGAGTCATGAATCATAGTGTTAATCAATTGCATAAGTCCGTGTGTTTATTGAGCTTCACAACACACCTAACATCATGCAAATATAGAAAACAAAGCTTATCAGCAATTACGGGACTAAATGGCATCTAATTCTCAATTTACTAATAAGTGGCCTTACACTGACAAAAACTAATAAACGCTCAAATCCTAAATAAGGCTCTCAAGGGTACCTAAAacccgaaaaaaaaaactaccatAACATCAAGAATAAAAGCTCGAAAATTAAAAGAACTACCATAACATATTTATGCGGTGAACATAGATAATACAAGGAAGCATGTCGAATCTTTGATGAGCTAGCACAGTTAAAACCTAAAATCAAACTCTCCCCAATTGCTAATTCCCTCATTGCAAATATAGCCAAGTCTTTTTACATCTCAAACTAGCTGCACTTAGATAATACAAGGCAGCATGTCAAATCATCAATAAGCGCCCAATAAACACCTAAATCAAACATCCAAAACCACAACTAATTATCTATAAAACCAAGTCTTTTTGCATCTTAAACGCGCTGAACTTAGAAAATACAAGGCAGCAAGCCGAAATCACCAATGAGCTAGCACAATAAACACCTAAATCAAACATCCAAAACCGCAACTACTGATCCATAAAGCCAAGTCTTTTTACATCTTAAACACGCCGCACTTAGATAACACAAGGCAGCAAGCCGAATCATGAATGAGCTACCACAATAAACACCTAAATCAAACACCCAAACCCGTGATTACTGATCCATAAAGCCAAGTCCTTTTACATCTTAAACGCGCTGCACTTAGTTAATACACAGCAGCATCTCCAATCTTTGATGAGCTAGCACACTTAACACCTAAAATCAAACTCTCCATGATTGCTAATTCCCTCAATACCAATACAGcaagaaaaacacaaacattACCCTAAAACCCCCAAATAAAACCCTGCAAAAACTAAACTCAAATAAACATGCCCTCATCCCTAATTTACAAAGAAGAATCAATCAGAAAGCCCAAATCAGCAGAAACAAACAATCccacaacacaacacacatataattaatcaaaagaaaataatcaaaactcACATTGCTTCCTTTCCAAGCCTGGTATATCCGGACCTCGCCCGACCCGGTTTCGGATCCGGACTCTTTTGGGGGAGGAACCACATACATTTTGTGACCTCAGTGTCCTGCCTTGTCTCTCAAATTCCCACTAATTCTCACCATAAACAGTTTTCAACACTAAACTGAGCAGAATCCCGGCGAGAATGGAAAAAGGGCGTGTTTGGGGAAATGGGAATTGATATTTCCTGTTTCTACTTTCTttgcctttttcttttcttcctttttgaGCCACTATACAGGAACGCCGAACTGTCTTGGAGCCTGCTGAGTTGGCCAGTGGGTCCCAAGTCCAATCGCtagttacaaaaataataaattttcattttggaattgggaaattggtctctaaaaccatgaactttgcctaaaatttggtatttctcatgaactttgaaattggtatataatatcacaaactttgcattttgtttggtatttcccacgacatgtttattactatatttgactaacttacgaggcttttatcatacttgacacaattaaatcaacgtggttttcaacgtgactttttatgctacatgttatgaacttaaaaagtggtttcaaatattataaaacatatcacggttgcctatgttaaataagattttgatgaaaatatcttatttgagtgagttcgggaaataccaaacaaaatgcaaagttcgtgatattatataccaatttcaaagttcatggaaaataccaaattttaggcaaagttcatggttttagagaccaattttccTTTCGAATTTGaggattaatttatttacggCGCATTGAGTTTCATTGCATTCAAAGTCgggatttttatttatgaagaAGTTCTACTCCCAacattgatttatattttctaagtttattccaattccaattccaattccaattctctctttcactataatgtaaaaattcaattttgaagatagaaatttttaattaagtagtCAAATTTAGTCACTCATGAATTATGGTCGAAATTCTTAGTTTTCAAATGTTATATCTACATAAAAAAACGTTATGTGTTGGTGATACTCAAAACAATGTTGATTTATAGTAGCATTTTACTTCCTTTCATTTCTAGTACACtatctataataaaattaacccTTGTTTTATCTTTTGTCCCGAAAACTATGCTCTACAGATCTTCAACCCTCaaacttattaattaatgaagtgttttccaaattaaattgacaaaaatgatttttcttgaGTTGATTCTCTATAGATCATGAATGTGTGTAGTAAGCTTTTACTTTGATATATACTCTCAAACTTCTGCATAACATTTTAGTGCATCAACAACTAGATGCTCACTtcaaaaacaatatttataataagcaAGAAAGACATTTCTTCTCCCAACAAGCTATCGCCTTCTTTATGTACTATCGatacataataaaaacaatatagcGCAAGAGCTGCAACTGCGACACTTTTCAGCGGCTCGTTCTCCACAGCGTCGCATGCCCCTTTGCGCACACCCTCTCGGGAAGGCCAAAATGCAGGAAATGCACGCCAAAACTTGGAGTTTGGACACAAAGATCTATCGATACAATCAATAAATACTGTTATCATGATCATGAATTGGTTTCATGGTGTAGTGGTTAGCACTCTGGACTTTGAATCCAGCGACCTGGGTTCGAATCCCGGTGAGACCTTttgttttcattaatttttttaactgaATTTAACTCATTTAGATGTGAATTGAAGAcaaatagtatatattaaaatcgCCAATTTGCCATCATCTTAAATCGTAAGTAATTGATAActacattttcaaatttcaaaattttcaaccaatgataaatttatataaataaaaacaatttccCAAATATATTTCATGCAAAGATGGTGGTGATAATAATGGTAAAATTGGTATGTGGAGtgtgattatattttataatactccctaAAATAGCATTACcatctccctctccctctccaaAGCAATATTTCCACCATTTTCTCTGTCCACATTTCCTCCTCCTTTAGCTCTGCCAAATCTAACTGCCATAACCACCATTTCTGTTTTCCGAAACTTCCCAAATACCCAcgcaaaaattaaaaaaataatcgaaAATTACTGCTTGAAGGATCACTCTTTCATACCGATCCATTGAAACTTGGCAAATCTGACAAGCCTTTCCAATTCACCGACAAACCGCCATGGATTCCGACAATCCTAAGCCTGAAAACGACAGCGAAGAAGGCAAAGCTGAAATCAACGGCGCAGAATCAAAATCCACAGACGAAGAAAAGCCGGCGAAAACAGCCGATGAAGAGAACAAGGAGGGCGGCGaaggggcggcggcggcggttgAATCAGAAGCtaaagaaggagaagaagatcCACCGCCGCCTCCTTCCGCTCTCAACATCGACAAGCTCTCTCAAGAAGTCGATGGATATCTCGCCACGTTGTCTGCTCCGAAACCAGAAGACGGCGGTGGCGAATCATCTCTACCGCAAGATGTACCCAATTTTGTGAAGCAGTTTTCGCTCATGGTGGAGGCCAGAGTCGCCGATTACGACTCCTCCGACGAGAGCGTCAAATGGGGCTCTGTGCCGGAGGAGGAGTCGGCGTCGTTCCTCGACGCCATCACGCGCCTCTCCTCCCTCTCCACGGCCCTCTTGGCGTACTCCGCGCAGCCCAACATCGCCCGCTCGATCAACCGCATCAGCGCCGTGATCGAGCAGGCGATGTCCTACGTGGAGGAGGAGTTCAAGGACCTTCTGGATGAGCACAGGTTCCCTGACTCCAATCCTCCACAAAATGGAGGCGAGGGCACGGCAGGGGAAGTCGCTGTCGTGCCCCCGTCAGAGGAGGAGGTGGCGCCTGAGCAGCAGGCGCCACCTCCTTCCAAGGAAGATAATAACTTCCCGGGATACGAAGACGAGGTTCTCTCCAACTTGATAAGGCTGTCGAAGCTGATGACGGTGACCGAGTATGACACGGAGTGCCGCGAGGCCTATTTCGTCGCGCGGCGGGTCGCCCTCGATGCGGCCCTCCACAAGCTAGGGTTCGAGAAGCATAGCATCGACGACGTGCACAAGATGCAATGGGAGACTCTAGAGACAGAAATCATCTCGTGGATCAGGATATTCAAGCACTGCCCCTCGCTCTTGGCGAGCGAGGGGAGCCTGACAAGGGCAGTCTTCCCAGAACGCCCTGCCATGTCAGGACACCTCCACCTTGCACTGACACAGTGTGTGAGCGCGGCAGTCCTAAACTTTGCAGGGGCTGTCGCGCTCACAAAGAGCTCCTCAGAGAAGCTCTTCAAGTTCCTCGACATGTACGAGGCCCTACGGGACGTCATCCCCGCCCTGGGCGGGGAGGACGTCCCACAGGACTGGCGCAATGACCTCAACACCGAAAGCAGCATCATCAGATGCCGCCTCGGGGAGGCCATCACCTCCATGTTCTCAGAGCTGGAGACCTCCATCCGGACGGACGCCGGCAAGACGCCCGTCCCAGGCGGTGCCATCCACCCTCTTACACGATACACAATGAATTACATCAAACTCGCCTGCGAGTATAAGGAAACCCTAGAGCACATTTTCAAGGAGCACCACCACAGGGAGGAGTCTGGCTCTGGCTCTGGCTCAAACTCCTCCCCGTTCGCGGCGCACATGATCAAGATCATGGAGCTCCTCGACGAAAACATGGAGGCAAAGTCAAAGCTCTACAAGGACCACGCCCTCGGCGCGATCTTCTTGATGAACAACGGGAGATACGTCTTGCAGAAGGTACGAGGTTCGAACGAGATAGGTAGCCTAATCGGAGACGTGTATAGCCGAAAGAAGTCGTCCGATCTGAGGCAGTACCACAAGGTGTATCAGAGGGAGACATGGGGGAAACTGCTGAGCTACCTCCACCCGGACGGCCTCACGTCCCATGGGAAGGTGTCGAAGCCGGTGCTCAAGGAgagattcaaaaattttaatgctatgTTTGATGAGATAAGCCGGACGCAGACGACCTGGGTCGTCTGCGACGAGCAATTACAGTCGGAGCTTAGGGTTTCGATATCGAACATGGTGGTGCCGGCGTACCGATCGTTTCTAGGGAGGTACAACCAGGTGTTTACGGCGGGGAGACAGACAGAAAAGTACGTCAAGTATCAAGGAGAGGACGTTGAGAATTCGATTGAGGAGCTCTTTGATGGCAAGAAGTGATTCAAACAAggattttttatgtatttaattaaatttttttgtgttgtacATACCAATCGCAACTTCATTCATCATAATACTTTAATTGTACAATGTACAACTTCAATGAATGGAAAAGTTGTAATGTTAATTATTACACCCTTTCTCACATCGAAAATgactcattttcatttttaatttatctcaatcaaaatgatctattattaaaaatagaaatcaattaatctcaattttaattcttttctcttactttattctttctacttaacacacaaaataaaattacataaaatcttgtgtcgtCCAAAGTTATCTTtaggcctgcttattcggccggttccggttctacccGGTCCGGTTGACCGGGTACCCGGTTacaaattatcataaatttgggaaccggaaccggaatcgGATCCggccggtttcggttccgaaccggccGGAtaagaaccggtcggttccggttccgaaccggaaccgatttgtagtttcaattttaattttttttaaataattcaacatatagaaatataacaattaataccgaaaaattcaaataaatacaaatcatcaaaataacaatattcataatccaatattccaatacctaaaaactataattcaataaatacctaaaataattaatacctAAAAGTccaaataaacacaaaaaatacaaaaaatgcaAATCAACAAGATAACAATATGCATCAACCaatattaaatacttaaaacaataatttaataaattactaaaaaaatctaaCACTAAAAATTACAATCTATACACGACAAAATACGAAACCAATATTCTATTAAGGcaataatattcaaaagaccaaaatcttaattactctattttgattttagaaaaaaatcgaTATATTAATACATTTAATCATTCActttaaacttgattttttataataaaaaaatcttaattaattatgagttattttttaaaaatttcaattatttttgagTTATCATAATAGGAGCgaatcaacaaataattttgatcTAATAAAAGGTGcgaaaaattgaagattgatcACAAAAAGTAATACTTTCTTTTTGAAAGGCAGTAATCACTTTTGCTAATAGGataatcaaaaatattttatgaataataaaacaaatgaaatatgcttagtttattattttaatttatatttaaattttataatatctaaaattgatatattattcgGTTCCGTGTAAGAATCGGTCGGTTCCgggtagaaccggaaccggaattttcaaaagcataagaaccggaaccggaaccggtttTTCCGGTTCCCAGTTCCTCAATTACCcgaccggttccggttccggttccggtaccGGGTACCCGAGAACCGGAGAACCGGTTAAGCAGGCCTAGTTATCTTCCTTGGGATAGATGCAATAATTAATTGTAGAATCagaatatactataaatatgtTGATTGATTAATGGTATATTGATTTGTTGGGAGATGTCTTTTACAAGACCAAGGGAGTAACATAATAAGATTATActctaaataattttttcatgcaataaaatatatctagatttttatcttcttccTAAAGTTTGAAATCGTTATCTCTTCCTTTACATTCACAAAGTCGACTCTTGTTGTTGGATTGATTGAATAAGGacatattttacattttataatagtaaCTATATCTTTCCTTCTCATGCATTCGTGTATTTTCTCACCATTCTATTCATTATtaggtatatttataaaatatcatgtgttaatttataaatttgcatCTATGAGTCCAATTTACTCTCCAAAATTCACtctcttttatattattcGCTCTacttaacacaaaaattaaagttacATCAAATCCTGTACCGTCCAAGAAAGGGGTAAGGGTACAGGTGCCCACGGTTCCGGAACCGCCAGTTCCGATTTTGGAAATTGCCGAACCGGACCTGAACCGCGAGGGTGTTTCGCGGTTACAGTTCCGGTTCCAAAATCGGCGGTTTTGGTTCGGTTCCGAGCCGGCGGTTTTGGTTTCGGTtttgaaccggcggtttttcgATGGTTTTTTACgatttttcacggttccgacCTGTCGGCCTTTTGCGGTTCCGGCTTAGTTTCACGGTTTTTCAGCAGTTTTTCGCGTATCCGGTTTGAAACCGCCcagaaccggcggttccggcaCAGTTTCGGTTCGAATTGTTTTGAACCTGAATCGAACCATGGTTCAAAACTCGACAGTTTCGATTCGAgtaaattctcacggttttggttttaaccgccggtttggTATACTTTGGGCAGTTCTAGGTAAGGGATCATCTTTcttgggatgaagggagtaaattaattattccacGTATTACATCAATTCCAACAAATATAAGATCACAAGTCAGTCGATGACATTTATTACAAACTAGGAGTATATAGAAAAGAAAGTATGGAATAGTTCATAGGTAGTATATACTATCACTTTGGACTTCGCTGGGGTACAGACCTAGCTGTAATCCAAAGGAGATCAAAGTACCACGGGAAGTGATTAACGGCGAACAATATCACCGGCAAGCAGGCCACGAGATAAAACGGGAAAGCAGGGTAATGCACTTTATTCTTGAGGATCAAGAAATTGCAGGCGCAGAAAGACAGCAGCATCGAACCTATGGAGGCGAAGAGCGACGTCAGCCCGACCAGCAGTTTCCTCGGCAGGTTCGTGCCGAAGTCTTTCTGCTGGAATTTAGAAGTCAGGATGGCGAGGAACATGATCAAGGAGGTCACCGAGAAGCAGAGGGCGAGGAGGGAGGAGATGGAGAAGATGCTGAAGGCCATCTCGTTTTCCCAGTTTGGGGTGCCACCTCCGCCCGGGACTGTGGCGGAGGTGGAGAAGGCCACCGTGGCGATGAGGCTCGCCACCACGGAGCAGGACTGGGAGGTGCTGGTGAGCCACTTGCCGGCCTCCTTGGCGAGGCCGTCGTGGGTCTGGTAGAATATTTCCCTCGGGGTTTTCGACCCGTTCCGAGCGGGGCGATCTGGCATCGACTTCTTCACAAACTGCACCCAATTGagattcaacaaacaaatgGAAGAAACTATTTAGATAAAACTGAAATCACCATATAAGTCTAACCGGTTAGactataaaaaaagaaagaaaaaagaaaggacCATCAATATATCTAGGCTAAAAGAATTTGGTTTATGATGGAAGACTGGGTCAAtccaatcataaaaaaaaaattcaatcctTCTAAGGTTTGAGGAAGAGTGTTGGTAAATGAAACAAATGAATATAACAATTATCTCACATCACATTAGTGTAAAGAGAGCATTTTAAACTAGGGtaaattcgaaaaaaatatatgaagtttggtcaaattccGATTTATCTgtaactataaaaaatggccaattatgtcataactttgatatttttctcaattgtctcataacaaaaaatttcatcatgcTACGTGTAATGCGTGTATgtgtaaaaattaaagacaTAATTGACTAAATGTAATAAACGACGTCATTTAAATAACCAAATGTTTAGTTCGCATAATATTTTTCGTTTGCCAAAATCATAGATAGTCCCTttgtcccaagataagcgaaacacttcttttgggcatgagatttaaggaattaatatttaaatagttaaagtggagagagtaaagcttgagagagaaaaatagaggAGTGAAGAGGTAATAAAATAGgcggagaataaagtaagagatgattttttgctaaaatagaaatgactcacttaCGAGACatctcaaaaagaaatacaacttgtttatcttgggacggagagagtgcATAATTTTCCCCAAATCATAGAATATGAGACAATTGAAAAGAAAGTCAAAGTTATGATATAATTGACCGTTTTTAAAGTTACGAGATAGACCacaattttaccaaatttcatggttttttttgttcatttaaCCTTAAAGCTAGTATGGTATATACCTGATACCACTTGAGCTCCCATTGCATGAGCAGGAACGAGCCATGGCTTATACTCACCAGCCATAGCAGCAAGGTGCAATGCGCTATTGCCCTTCTTATCAGTTTCCAAAAGGATCGTATCTCTCATTTTGTCCCAATCAACCAAGAACTTGTACACGTGTGGCTGCCGATACTGCACTGCAATCAAAACCACATTCTTACCTTCAACATTCTTGTCGTGGATCGCCACCGGAACCCGCGCCAAAATCCCCTCCACCATCTCGACTATCCCGTTCTTGGCCGCGTCGAGGATGGGCGTCGCCACCTCTGCATCAGAGGTGGCAGCAATTTCGCAGATGTCGTTggcgtcgtcgtcgtcgtcatATAGATTCTCTTCACTATAACCAATGGCGGGTTTTTTATTGGCGGGGCGCATTCCGTCGTATTGACTTAGATTTGAGACGCCATTTACAAGTTTCCCCAAAATTTGGATTGACCAAAAATGTCTTGTCTTCTTCTCTTTAATCTCGGCCACTCGTTTTGAGCCTGATAAGATTGGAATCACACAACTCAAAACTTAGTTAGGTTTCGTTGGAGTTTGATCTAATCCAAATCCATTTAGGCTCCGCTTCGTATACAGaattggaattaaaattttatggaaCCGTAATTcaactttaaatattttgttcggtaataatgatgtaaaaaattgatatgaaGTGCATGTGTagtatgtgtgtgttgtttgtactttaactatttggaattctaATTATCTACTTTTGATTGGAGGGTTTTGATTTATGAAaactagatttaaatacagaaatgcAGAACCAAATCATACGTAggacatttttaggtcatactttgtttaattttaggtcatgctaacaaagcatgacctaaaatgatcttaaaatgacattaaacccaaatattataatatgacctaaaactacttaattatgaccttccgtgcttttggttaattattgaccattagatcatttaatcctagggccaagacttgggctgcatttctggatttaaatgcattcttgttttgatcatattCCTTGGATATGAAGTtcaaattatggaattaattagaatttttttgaattttaattcaatttcaaatccaaaTGGATACTTTGTACTACCAAACATTGGAATTGGAAATTCCGTAGGCTCAGTTCCATGGTACCGAACAGCcccttaaatatttttaaaatatcaaatttgtactatttgattttgatttcataGAGTGAATACAACGTACCTATTCCAAGGATTGCCAGCATTGGTTTGGATATTAACTTGACaaagttaataaaaacgaCGTAGGTCTTGGGAAGGATTTCATGTCCATTGGCCACGCGTTAGGTTAATTCCTCTACGGATagaacaaatgaaattaactTAGTTTAGTTGTACAAATTTAAGgttcaatataaaaatataaaatatgctaCACACGTACATGTCGACATTAATTGAGGCagtattactatattattagtGTCTATATTAAACGTGATTTAATTAGTGTAAGATGGGTACGTATTTATTTGCAAAATAAGTAAAGTTTTATGCACAAATTAGTTTGGCATGcatgataatgataatgatacACAACTTAGGTGGTAAGACATTTTCCTTCCGATCAATAAATTGGGGGTTTGAATCATCACAACTATGAGGGTAATTGAGAAAccattattgatatttattaaCGAAAAAAGAAGTTAGTATTTGACCTTTTTTATCCCATTCATATTGGCGTCGCTCTGCATTTGCAGTCCTGCTTCCACACAAGACAATCACTGAAAACAAAGGAGGAGGTAGCAAACTCAACCCTTACACAGTTACAGGTAGGACAATTTTTTACAAATCAAAGTTTGATCAAAATTGAtgtattttttccattttattgaAATGAAACCTCTTTGAGCAGGATACAACTTTTCGAAATAAAGGCTACaagtaatactactactatttagtTCTGAATGCTCACTTAGTTTGTCAACAAAACCGTTTTTTGGAGTTTCGAGCTTCGCTTTCTTGTCATTGCCTATATTTTCTTCGTCGTGTTTCTGGCTGCTGTGACTGTTCACTGcgaaaaaatacaaaaaaagcTTTAGGTTTAAAccttataatttcaaattaactGTTcggtatcacaaaaatatttcacgCATGGACCCACAATACCACAAAACACTACAAATAACGTACACATTCACTCCATCTCcattttactttactaatatTGCATTTAAACCCGAGCCATTTTccaagtttctatttttagaaaaggGGAGAGTATATACTTACATAGCCTTCGCAATATATTCCACAGTTGATTGAAGGTTACGAGGCAGGTA
The genomic region above belongs to Salvia hispanica cultivar TCC Black 2014 chromosome 3, UniMelb_Shisp_WGS_1.0, whole genome shotgun sequence and contains:
- the LOC125209947 gene encoding exocyst complex component EXO70B1-like: MDSDNPKPENDSEEGKAEINGAESKSTDEEKPAKTADEENKEGGEGAAAAVESEAKEGEEDPPPPPSALNIDKLSQEVDGYLATLSAPKPEDGGGESSLPQDVPNFVKQFSLMVEARVADYDSSDESVKWGSVPEEESASFLDAITRLSSLSTALLAYSAQPNIARSINRISAVIEQAMSYVEEEFKDLLDEHRFPDSNPPQNGGEGTAGEVAVVPPSEEEVAPEQQAPPPSKEDNNFPGYEDEVLSNLIRLSKLMTVTEYDTECREAYFVARRVALDAALHKLGFEKHSIDDVHKMQWETLETEIISWIRIFKHCPSLLASEGSLTRAVFPERPAMSGHLHLALTQCVSAAVLNFAGAVALTKSSSEKLFKFLDMYEALRDVIPALGGEDVPQDWRNDLNTESSIIRCRLGEAITSMFSELETSIRTDAGKTPVPGGAIHPLTRYTMNYIKLACEYKETLEHIFKEHHHREESGSGSGSNSSPFAAHMIKIMELLDENMEAKSKLYKDHALGAIFLMNNGRYVLQKVRGSNEIGSLIGDVYSRKKSSDLRQYHKVYQRETWGKLLSYLHPDGLTSHGKVSKPVLKERFKNFNAMFDEISRTQTTWVVCDEQLQSELRVSISNMVVPAYRSFLGRYNQVFTAGRQTEKYVKYQGEDVENSIEELFDGKK
- the LOC125210730 gene encoding uncharacterized protein LOC125210730; protein product: MRPANKKPAIGYSEENLYDDDDDANDICEIAATSDAEVATPILDAAKNGIVEMVEGILARVPVAIHDKNVEGKNVVLIAVQYRQPHVYKFLVDWDKMRDTILLETDKKGNSALHLAAMAGEYKPWLVPAHAMGAQVVSVCEEVDARSPRSERVENPEGNILPDPRRPRQGGRQVAHQHLPVLLRGGEPHRHGGLLHLRHSPGRRWHPKLGKRDGLQHLLHLLPPRPLLLGDLLDHVPRHPDF